Below is a genomic region from Astatotilapia calliptera chromosome 2, fAstCal1.2, whole genome shotgun sequence.
AAGCCTTTCAGTTCTTTGTTGCACTCGTCTTGTAGAGTTTGCCCACAAAAACCCGATATACCGAGTTACAAAATCAGCCAACATATTTGTGCAATACTGATACAATCCTATGACATTTGTGCTAACAAACTAGAGAAGCTAACGAGAAAATATCTCCTATGTCTGCCTATCACCAGAAAAGaaatcattcaaaaatgtgttcAAGTTGGTCATGAGAAAACTATTAGGAAAGCTTCATTTATCATTAGTTAGAATTATGATGACAACAGACTTCTCCAGCTTCACTAAGACTTTACTTGTGCTTCCTGGGCTTGCTGACAGAAATCAGGCATGCACTGGTCCCTCCATCAGGGACAATATCAGGCTCTGTGTGAAGCTGACGGAGGGCTCCTCTTATGGGTGTCACGTTGCTTTGCCTGAAGCATGCTTTCCCTGCTACTCTGATGGTTTCAATACACTCCACTGTCGCTGATTTTGCGGGGTGGATGTCTTCTCCCGCGATGAGTAAGACAGGGAGGTGTCTGGATACAAGTTCATAATGCCCAGAAGGCAGGCTGCTTTCGGTTAAAGCTCACTACCTCAAAGGTGTGGCGGTGAGGAGCAGCATACCAACCATTTCTCAGCAGTGACTTTGTTCATACGCCTCGATGctaacaagcagaaaaaaatatgcagTTCAGACAAAATCTGCTTGCACTTTGCAATCTAAACACGAGATAAACTAAGTTTACGAGACTGATCTATGACGAAGCTACATGATATTAGCGCTAAACTGACAACACTGCGAAGAGCACAGCTAAGCCGAACTGTACTGACATCGACGTGAACTTCACCGAAAAGCTAAATAACAAACTACAGCTCACAACCACTGAGCTAACATACAAGTTAACGGATGCAGCTAAATTCTTGTGTGGCTACAAGCTTTCAAACACCAGCAAAACGATGACATACGTTACCGTTGTTAGCTAAAAAAGTGGTAAAACATCTGAAACTAGCTTTTAAAAACGCTTCTGCGTTCCTTAGCTCCTGTTTAGTGATTTAATGTTACCTTTggtgtctccaaacagcttcAGCACAGTCTTCTGAGAGTCGCCAAACCAGAGAAACGTAACTTTTTACACTGGCATGAAAATAACCATGAGAACTTTTTTCCATCAACAAACTTCCACACACTTCCTGCCTCCAGCCTGCGAAACGCCACACgggaaatgtagttttaaaaCAAGTTTCCCTGCCGGCGCTCCAGTGTCTCTGTGAACTACACGTCCCAATCAGCCAAATATCCAACAGCTctgggaaatgtagtttttacctTCAAGTTACGAATACGGAACTACCAGACAGGTAATGTAAAACAGTGCCGGGTGTTTTGCGTTTATACAAATGATAGCCTAAGGATTTGCGCAGAGGAAACCGAACATACATAGCAGGTTTCCAaaggggtttgttttgttttgtttgcgttGTTTTTCATTGTCATATATGTGTGTCTGCGTTAAGTAAGCCGTGGCTTTTGCGCCCTCTCACGGTGCAGCCGATCACTGTTTCTAAAGCCACCAGATAAAGCtcatcacacagagacaccgAAACTTATCCAGCAGCATTTTAAAGCAAACCTGAAGCCGATAGACTCAGAAAATTAACATTTAGAGCTAAcaagattattatttttaaacaaacagtcaaactaactagaaaagaaacaaaaaccaaccaCAACGACATACAGAGGGAATCGTTCCTTCCTCATACCTgtattcactttgttttttacttgctaAGCTGCCTACTGATTTATAATCACATTTGTATTCACTGGgctcttttattttaattctcctgtttattctatttatgGATTTTTCTAGCTATTAACCCATAGCCCATTTGGGCTTTAAAATATGGACTACTGGACCCTTTATGTTAtaattttcagttaaaaacaaatattgaacttttaaaaaattcGATTTGTACAGTTCAGGCATCAAAAGTGTTTCAGTCGTGGATCCTTGGTGCATCTCACCAATACCCGAAGTAGACAATTTAATAAATGATAGCATACTTCATTACTAAATACTTATTCAGTTTCCGATAAAACGTAATTTATATCAATTTAAGAAAATTTTGAAATCTAACTTTTCAAGAGTCGCACGTTTTCGTCAgtaatttctgtatttattttaaaatctttgCTCAAATACAATCTTTTATATAATAATTCAAGCTATTACAAAGGCAATAGTGGTAGTATTAGTGTTTTCtcagaaaaaaacccagatgGCATGTAATGGACTGAAAGTCAAGGATAAAcgtagtttttaaaaataaaggaacCTTTCATTTGTCCTCTTCTGGTAAATTGGGTAACATGGTTGCATTAGTTACAGTGACACATTCAATCTAATCAGAAAAgtcaagaaaaatgcaaaaatgtcaaAGAGAAGTGACCTTTGGTCTACCCATGATGTTCATGCCACTTCCTCTTTGCCATGCCGGCTCACTGTTTTATCTCTTCCCCTTCCAGGCTACATAAGTTTCGGTCACAGGGTGGCACATATGTTGTGGGACATAACTTGCAGTTCATAATTACTGATCTTTAAAATATGTTGATCTTAAAGAAATCAGCAAAATAATTATAAGTGTAAACAAAATATTGAAACAATTATATACGAAAAGTAATTTGGTTATCAAGAAGTTGGGCCAAAAgataaatgtccttttttgAGGTGCTGAAATAATATTTTGGAACCACTTTTTCAACAACTGGGTCTGCATTTTGTCTCAGGTGCACACAACAAATGTATGTTTAGTATTTTGTGCATGGACTATTTTCAAAttcatggctgaaaaagaaaatgtcccATAATTGTAGAATAGCTCTTAAGCTGTTTTGGGGCAAGTGCCTCATGTTTAGGCGTTAGCCCACAGAGCTACATGCCCACCACTCACATGTAGGGGTCCAGTGCGGTACACAGAGGCACTGGTGCACATATTAAAACTGTGAATACACTGGCtgcacaaaatgttttatttgtcctGTACAAATCTATTCTGAATTTCTTGAATCATAACTTTGACATTATCATTAATACTAAAGACTTATTTTGACCAAGTCAAACTAAACCAAACCAAGCAAACTCACTGAAGcggaaaacaaacattaaaaataaaaataaaaacaaaactataacaACCAATGCACAGCTCAGAAGAAGGGCatcacatattttatttattagattATAAAACCCAAAGATGTTGTAAATACATACAATTTATGAAGAGAATTTCAGTGTAACCGACATGTAAAGTGGTTAAAATGGCAGTGAGTCAATCAAACCTTTCCTGATTGAAGACAttgtgcaaataaaataaactcaagCAAAGATAATCTTGAAAATAATGGACATTAAAAACCATTAGAAATAAAATTCGAAGTACTTATTATAACGGAGGGGTGAGGTGGGGGCACTCATAAAAAGCCAGGCTATTGCCGGGTTGCCAAGGTaatgtatctatgaagcgccttgaggcgacttttgttgtgatttggggctatataaataaaattgaattaaattgaattgaattgaatagaagtGCTTCCCTGTACTTCTTAAGTACAATCTAAAATCACAGCTacattataaattatttttatctaTTGTCTTCAACTATCAAAGCAACAGTGTTGCTGAAAACAACAAAGACTGTCAACTACAGTTTACTTTGAATGTCCTACAGAAACTTTCTTAGAAAGAAAAGATGGTCACTGCTTAGAACAACTGAAAGAGGGTAACACATACTCATATTTTACTGGTAACGATGTGGAAGTGAGTCAATGTGCTGTTCGCTGTACATTAAACGTGAAGATTTCAACAGCGTGTTAGTCACACCTGAACTTGGGAAACCTCTCAGTCGAGAAGCAGCACTCTGTATTGAGCTCGAAGCACTCCTTCCACCCCTGAGAACGAtgttaacatgttaaaaaatcaCTGTGGAATCActtcatttttaatacttttgtcTCAGTTCTACACCCTGAAGGCTCTGTTCAGGCTGGATGGGATGCTATGGTGATATATTCAGCTTGTGTACTGGAAGCCTGAAATTATGTGGAACGATACTCCATCAGTTAATTCGATCTATACTGTAATATCACTACAGGGCAGTAAACAGGCTATAGGGCAGTGTTGTCATCCCAGGACGGTTTCTTTGAGGATCTGAACTAATATCCACCGCCTGCGAGGTCCAGCAGTGACCCGGCGGCCTCCTGGGCCTCGGCATCAAGCTGCAGGATCTCCACAGTCTCCAGGTCGAGCTCAGTGTCGTCCGGCAGCACAAGGTACTGGTACTGCTGAGACTCGTAATAGTGCAGCTCGATGTAGCCGCTGTCAGACAGGGGGTCCTTCTCCATGTCTTCGCACACCTCCTCCTGCTGGTATTCCACAGACTCCATGGTGACGAGCTCCTCGTGATCCGGGGTCAGAAGGCACAGCGGGTTTTCGGCTAAAATCGGACTGTCGGCGGTAGACAGGAGGAGGGAGTGAGAAAGAGGATCTGCATGAGAAAGACAACGTTAACATTAATAACCCATCGTCCTGCAGCTTGGCCGAACAACCACTTGCGGGATTCTTTAGCGAGGACGTGGGCCCATATGGCAAAGAGGCTCGGAAATAAAACggaggggtggggtgggggcacTCATAAAAAGCCAGGCTATTGCTGGGTTGCCAAGGTAATGGAAGGCAGTTTCCATGAGaacagaacacaaacacaggaacAATGATGCATGCTGGGAAAGCTGCAAAGCTACAGACAAGCTGCAGGTGATAAAAGTGTCACACAGGGCTGTTACTCTGCAGATAAAACGACTGAAACAATTTCATACCGGGTCCAGTATGTAGGTCCTGACCTGATATTTCCATCGAATCACACGCAGCAGGCATCTTGTAGCTTTCTCCCTCCAACCTGCGCACAACACACATCACAGCAAGAGagccattaaaatgtaaaattatttaGAAACACTCCTCCACTAGACGCATATTAGATTTTACTGATGTGGTGGTTAAGGAGAGAAATATACtgtgttaaaagaaaaatagcaTGTACGACGACAGCTGTAGATGATATTTCATCTTACTTCTGCAATATATCAGTTAATATGTTtgccaattttttaaaaaaaggcaaaagataGTGAAGGAATACCCAAATATTTAGTTTAATAAAGTCAGCGTTTTGCATCACCTTCAGTTCCAGTCAGAGGAGACTCCAGTGCAATGATTCATTTACAGGTGCAAAAAGACTGCATCAGCAATGACATGGAGACCAGAGGAGTTGAGAAAGGTTTAACCTGGGACCATTGTCACTCGAAGTCACTGAATGTCATGACTTCTCTGAAAACCACATTGCTGCgagtcacttcctgtgtggaaGCCCCTTAATGTTTCACCAGCACCGTGTTAAAAACTCATTAGAAAGGCAGCAAATCCTTAAGAGAGGTCGATGCCTGTaaatgtttgcatatttttctttttaaaattaaagatcCTTTACACATCAACTACCGTATCATGCAAAAATATTGAGCCACCCTCAAATTGTTATTTTGCTTCCATGTAGCCgaatttactttaatttttaaaattagtcTTGTCCAATAGTTCTCGCAGCTCTCTGAacgtctttcaaagtttttctttggacactggctgccTTTTCAGTCACTCACACTCCAGGttttgtacctgaccattttcagaagaATTTTTACgttgacctatgaatcattcaagcctTAAAAAGTACccatatttccatgtatgtctGCACATATTTCAATATATCTCTGTCTGTATTTCCCCATTTTcagagtaaaatataaagaaaagaaatgtgacTCATTTCTTGTTGAACACTTTGGATTTTCTGGCCGTTCCTCAGTATGGGGCACTAAAGCTAATTTTTACAAATCCATATTGCAGATACTCACAGTGCAGGCTTGTGTAACAGGTTGCTGTTATTGCTGTGATAACTGTGGGTCTTCCTGAGCACTTCTAGGAGCGCTGGCCGgtactctggacacacacaccacagtgaTCCCTTCCCCACTGActgcaacaaagaaacaaatccaTGTAACAGATGTTAGTCTTCAAAAACCCTGCACGAATCATTTTTGGGAGTTGTAACCAATGTTTTGAATTCAGACCATCTGGATTCAATGAAGAGTTCACTTAGATCAATGAGTTTGGTGCTGCTCTGTTATTTAAGCACTCACCTGGCTCTTGTCCCTCTGAATGCGTCTGAAGCTCTTGCTCAGAGACAGATTGTGTCTGACAGAGTTCCTCCAGCCACCCGTTGCC
It encodes:
- the LOC113029575 gene encoding forkhead box protein N2-like isoform X2, which gives rise to MENSSHTLPLSCPSPATIRGPLPLSSSPQHTSSNGRISLPLSPISFPPSPASFSPATAESVHSCSPLSHFTVSHCLEGQSLADQDDLTCLNWLHQRGDLLPLQPLTKMTLLPQQEPSVASQLLPAASSKPPYSFSSLIFMAIEDSPQKRLPVKDIYEWIVNNFPYYRTATGGWRNSVRHNLSLSKSFRRIQRDKSQSVGKGSLWCVCPEYRPALLEVLRKTHSYHSNNSNLLHKPALLEGESYKMPAACDSMEISDPLSHSLLLSTADSPILAENPLCLLTPDHEELVTMESVEYQQEEVCEDMEKDPLSDSGYIELHYYESQQYQYLVLPDDTELDLETVEILQLDAEAQEAAGSLLDLAGGGY
- the LOC113029575 gene encoding forkhead box protein N2-like isoform X1, with product MENSSHTLPLSCPSPATIRGPLPLSSSPQHTSSNGRISLPLSPISFPPSPASFSPATAESVHSCSPLSHFTVSHCLEGQSLADQDDLTCLNWLHQRGDLLPLQPLTKMTLLPQQEPSVASQLLPAASSKPPYSFSSLIFMAIEDSPQKRLPVKDIYEWIVNNFPYYRTATGGWRNSVRHNLSLSKSFRRIQRDKSQSVGKGSLWCVCPEYRPALLEVLRKTHSYHSNNSNLLHKPALLEGESYKMPAACDSMEISGQDLHTGPDPLSHSLLLSTADSPILAENPLCLLTPDHEELVTMESVEYQQEEVCEDMEKDPLSDSGYIELHYYESQQYQYLVLPDDTELDLETVEILQLDAEAQEAAGSLLDLAGGGY